A window from Drosophila kikkawai strain 14028-0561.14 chromosome 2L, DkikHiC1v2, whole genome shotgun sequence encodes these proteins:
- the LOC108076260 gene encoding dTTP/UTP pyrophosphatase, which translates to MLAPIKHVLGNYRIVLASGSPRRQELVKMLGLNAELCPSTFEENLNLEDFKEFSDYIEATALGKAEEVFSRLSSSGDNKNLVVIAADTMVTLGKEIYGKPKDAADAIRMLTNLSGTSNRVFSGVVLKHANGVRKFTDTADVYFGHLLPEQIQSYVDSRDPLDKAGAYGVQGPGGALIHRIDGDFYCVMGLPLHRLCCELNKLFLEDLSP; encoded by the exons AAGCATGTTTTGGGCAACTACCGGATAGTTTTGGCGAGCGGTTCTCCAAGGAGACAGGAACTGGTCAAAATGCTG gGCCTCAACGCGGAGCTGTGTCCCTCGACCTTCGAGGAGAACCTCAATCTGGAAGACTTCAAGGAATTCTCGGATTACATAGAGGCCACAGCTCTGGGCAAAGCAGAGGAAGTATTCTCCAGATTGAGCTCTTCGGGGGATAATAAGAATCTTGTAGTCATAGCTGCGGATACAATGGTGACTTTGGGAAAGGAGATCTATGGAAAGCCCAAGGATGCCGCTGATGCTATTCGCATGCTGACCAA TTTGTCTGGAACATCAAATCGTGTATTTAGTGGCGTTGTGCTAAAACATGCCAATGGTGTTCGTAAATTTACTGACACGGCTGACGTTTACTTTGGCCATTTGCTGCCAGAACAAATTCAGAGCTATGTGGACTCGAGGGATCCATT AGATAAAGCTGGTGCCTATGGCGTCCAGGGCCCTGGTGGCGCCCTTATCCACCGTATCGATGGTGACTTTTACTGCGTGATGGGCCTGCCACTGCATCGACTGTGCTGTGAACTGAATAAACTGTTTCTAGAGGATCTCAGCCCATAA
- the Argl gene encoding argininosuccinate lyase gives MSQPLQPPTLPKTCYQMWGGRFSQKPHEALEALNNSLPYDSRLYADDLDASKAYAEALHRAGHLDEAEADKLVKSLELLRFDWIEGTVKFRPGDEDVHTVNERLLVEITGELGQRLHTGRSRNDQVVTDMKLWLRKAIRETLGRLSRVIETASRQAEHHLGVLMPGYTHLQRAQTVQFSHWLLSHAFALREDGLRLAELRERANVLPLGSGALAGNPLGIDRLWLAERLGFSGVTPNSMHAVGDRDFVVDFIYCCSLVSLHLSRLAEDLIIYSTKEFDFIRLADSFSSGSSLMPQKRNPDSLELIRGMSGVITSNLTGIMMTIKGTPSTYNKDLQFDKEYCFQSFDKLSQVLEVTDGVLQTMQVQQNSMEAALSTDMLATDWAYYLVKKGLPFRQAHHVIGRVVSLAEERGVDITDLPLGELQAFCPAFGSDIVSVADYSNNVQQYNAIGGTSSSSIVEQLRLLKKFAKDLRKQS, from the exons ATGTCCCAGCCACTGCAGCCACCTACGCTCCCTAAAACCTGCTACCAAATGTGGGGCGGACGCTTCAGCCAAAAGCCTCACGAAGCTTTGGAGGCGCTGAACAACAGTCTGCCCTACGACTCTCGGCTCTATGCAGATGATCTGGATGCCAGCAAGGCGTATGCAGAGGCTCTTCATCGAGCTGGTCACCTGGACGAAGCCGAGGCGGATAAGCTGGTCAAGAGTCTGGAGCTATTACGCTTTGATTGGATCGAGGGCACAGTGAAGTTCCGGCCAGGAGATGAGGACGTGCACACGGTCAACGAGCGGCTGCTGGTGGAGATCACCGGTGAACTGGGCCAGCGGTTGCACACAGGACGGAGTCGCAACGACCAGGTGGTCACGGATATGAAGCTGTGGCTGCGTAAGGCTATTCGTGAAACCCTGGGCCGCCTAAGCCGTGTCATAGAAACAGCCAGCCGACAGGCAGAGCATCACCTGGGCGTCCTGATGCCAGGATACACACACCTTCAGCGCGCCCAGACCGTCCAGTTCTCCCACTGGCTGCTATCGCATGCCTTTGCCCTGCGAGAAGATGGCCTGCGGCTGGCTGAGCTCCGGGAGCGGGCCAATGTCCTGCCTCTGGGGAGCGGTGCACTGGCGGGGAATCCTCTTGGCATCGACCGCCTGTGGCTGGCCGAGCGTCTGGGGTTCTCGGGGGTGACACCCAACAGCATGCATGCAGTGGGAGATCGCGACTTCGTAG TTGACTTTATTTACTGCTGCTCCTTGGTGAGTCTCCATCTGTCACGTTTGGCCGAGGACCTGATCATCTACAGCACCAAGGAATTTGACTTTATTCGTCTGGCAGATAGCTTCTCCAGTGGCAGCAGCCTGATGCCTCAGAAACGGAACCCGGACAGCTTGGAGCTTATACGTGGCATGTCGGGGGTGATCACCTCGAACCTGACGGGCATTATGATGACCATCAAAGGCACACCGTCCACCTACAACAAGGACCTGCAGTTTGACAAGGAGTACTGCTTCCAGTCCTTCGATAAGCTTTCCCAGGTGCTAGAGGTCACCGATGGTGTCCTGCAGACGATGCAGGTGCAGCAGAATTCAATGGAAGCTGCCCTCAGCACGGATATGTTGGCCACGGATTGG GCTTACTATTTGGTGAAGAAGGGACTTCCCTTCCGCCAAGCCCATCATGTCATTGGCCGCGTGGTTTCCCTGGCCGAGGAGCGTGGTGTGGATATCACCGACCTGCCGCTGGGCGAGCTGCAAGCCTTCTGCCCCGCCTTCGGATCCGACATAGTCAGTGTGGCGGACTACTCTAACAACGTGCAGCAATACAACGCCATTGGAGGCACCTCCAGTTCCAGCATCGTGGAGCAGCTAAGGCTGCTTAAGAAATTCGCCAAGGATTTGCGCAAGCAGTCCTAG
- the Tsp29Fb gene encoding CD63 antigen, with translation MANRDLQLNSGMKCAKYMLIIVSFMFALTAILLIMVGTTIQAIFGDFSLFIDGHFSSPPALLIAIGFILIAVATLGAYGAVKESVMVINLYGVCLFLVFILEVSAAIAAFVMQSQVRGMLMRTMHQALAEYESDPYVAAGVDFMQSGLECCGVNQPEDWMDYYSPNKNLTIGSDDVIVPNSCCGSLEEDITDSTHTQVTCHETFNYGCFRKMNFIVSQSAMLIATGATTVAFVQLLGVLCAFMLAKTLRRNKSIREARRWQLQQSLGVLISGGKMGPPQNSAVTGYQQLDNGEQGIHEPYTYTPQSPSVN, from the exons ATGGCTAACCGCGACTTACAGCTCAATTCGGGCATGAAGTGCGCCAAATACATGCTCATCATTGTGAGCTTTATGTTTGCG CTGACTGCTATCCTGCTCATCATGGTGGGAACCACCATCCAGGCGATCTTCGGTGACTTTAGCCTTTTTATCGATGGACACTTCTCCTCGCCTCCAGCGCTTCTTATTGCCATTGGTTTCATCCTCATCGCAGTGGCCACTCTGGGAGCCTATGGAGCCGTCAAGGAGAGTGTGATGGTTATTAATCTG TATGGAGTTTGCCTGTTTCTGGTCTTCATCCTGGAGGTCTCCGCCGCCATTGCCGCCTTCGTGATGCAGTCGCAGGTGCGGGGCATGCTCATGCGCACAATGCACCAGGCCCTGGCCGAATACGAAAGCGATCCCTATGTGGCAGCTGGAGTAGACTTTATGCAATCTGGA CTTGAATGCTGCGGAGTCAACCAGCCCGAGGACTGGATGGACTACTATTCCCCCAATAAGAACCTAACCATTGGCTCCGACGACGTCATTGTGCCCAACTCCTGCTGTGGCAGTCTGGAAGAGGATATTACCGATAGCACCCACACCCAGGTGACCTGCCACGAGACCTTCAACTATGGTTGCTTCCGCAAGATGAACTTCATTGTGTCGCAAAGCGCCATGCTGATTGCCACTGGTGCCACCACAGTGGCCTTTGTCCAGCTCCTGGGCGTCCTCTGCGCCTTCATGCTGGCCAAGACTCTGCGCCGCAACAAGTCTATTCGCGAGGCCCGACGTTGGCAGCTGCAGCAAAGTCTTGGAGTACTTATCTCTGGCGGAAAGATGGGTCCGCCCCAGAACTCGGCGGTCACCGGCTACCAGCAGCTGGATAACGGCGAGCAAGGCATCCACGAACCCTACACCTACACGCCCCAAAGTCCCAGCGTGAACTAG
- the Tsp29Fa gene encoding CD63 antigen: MSLLTGSANAVKYTLFGFNLIFLITGIILIAVGAGVGAVYTGYELFLAGKFFSIPTFLIVIGAFIIVISFFGCWGALKENYCLVLSFSIMLAIIFILELAAGISGYVLRNDASDLIRKSLTTSMADYKSLQQNPTTTLWDDVQRDFDCCGVSSYKDWSKTLGETNLPMSCCSIPVGTVGTFNCTTAVSSADARHSNGCLDGFSDYIAAHAVSLGAAGVVIAILQFFGVIFACFIAREIKIRNGITGFI, translated from the exons ATGTCGCTTCTAACTGGCAGCGCCAATGCGGTGAAATACACGCTCTTTGGATTTAATTTGATCTTTTTG ATCACTGGCATAATTCTGATTGCCGTTGGAGCCGGCGTCGGAGCCGTCTATACCGGCTATGAACTCTTTCTGGCCGGAAAGTTCTTCTCAATCCCCACCTTCCTGATCGTGATCGGTGCATTTATCATCGTTATCTCGTTCTTTGGCTGCTGGGGTGCTTTGAAGGAGAACTACTGCCTGGTGCTTAGCTTCTCCATTATGCTGGCCATCATCTTTATCCTGGAGCTGGCCGCCGGTATCAGTGGCTATGTTCTTCGTAACGATGCCTCTGACCTGATCAGAAAGTCTCTGACCACTTCGATGGCAGACTACAAAAGCCTACAGCAGAATCCAACCACAACGCTCTGGGACGATGTACAGCGTGACTTCGACTGCTGCGGTGTGAGTTCCTACAAAGACTGGAGCAAAACGCTCGGCGAGACCAACCTGCCTATGTCCTGCTGCAGTATTCCGGTGGGTACGGTGGGAACCTTCAATTGCACGACCGCAGTATCCAGTGCGGACGCTCGCCACTCTAACGGCTGTCTCGATGGCTTCTCGGACTACATTGCTGCTCACGCTGTCAGCCTGGGAGCAGCGGGCGTGGTCATTGCCATCCTGCAG ttcTTCGGCGTAATCTTTGCCTGCTTTATTGCCCGTGAGATCAAGATCCGTAATGGCATAACTGGATTTATATAA